The nucleotide window GTGCACGTGCTGGAGGGGCGGCACGTGTTCCCCCAGCTCAGCGTCGAGGACAACCTGCGCAGTGGCGGCTTTGTCCGCGGCCTGAGCCGTCAGGACCTGGCGGCGGACCTCGAGCGTATCTACGCCTGGTTCCCGCGCCTGAAAACCAAACGCAAGACCGCGGCGGGGCTGACCTCCGGCGGCGAGCAGCAGATGGTCGCCATCGGTCGGGCGCTGATGACACGTCCTACTTTGGTACTGCTCGACGAACCTTCCATGGGTTTGGCGCCTATTATCGTCCAGGAGATCTTCGAGATCGTTGCCCAGCTCAACCGCGAGGCGCAGGTGAGCTTCCTGATCGCCGAGCAGAACATCAACGTGGCGCTCAAGTACGCGCAACAGGCCTACGTGCTCGACACCGGCCGCGTGGTGCTGGCCGGCAGCAGCGAGGCGTTACTGGCACGGGGGGACCTGCATGACTTTTACCTGGGCAAACACTGAACACAGGGAGCGCCATGACTGACATCCAAAGCGGACAGGCGACAGCCGCCATCCGCCACGCAGACATCCTGATCATCGGCGGCGGCCTCAGCGGTGCGATGCTGGCGGCGCAATTGTTGCGCCTGCCGGGCCGGCGCTCGCTATTGGTGATCGAGCCGCGTGCCGAACTGGGGCGGGGCGAGGCCTACAGTGCGGTCGAACTGGGCCACACGCTCAATGGCAACGCCGCGCGGATGAGCATCGACCCGGACAACGCCGACGACCTGACTCAATGGCTGACCGACTACATCGCCGCGGGCGGTTGGCCCGAATCCGACGAACAGCACGTGCCGGTCAGCGAGCTGTTTCCACCGCGGGGGATATTCGGCCTGTACGTGCAACAGCGCCTGGCCGAGGCGCAGGCGATTGGTGCCACCCAGGGCTCGACCGTCGAGCATGTGCGGGCCGAAGTGGTTGACCTGCAAACCGTCGATGACGCGGTGCAACTGCACCTCAGCGACGGGCAACGTTTGCAGGGCGCTTATGCAGTGTTGGCCACGGGCATGTTCCCGGCCGCCCGCACGCCGCAGACCGAATCCAGCGGCCTCAACGCCGCCGCCCTCGACCCCTGGGACGTGGCGGCGATGCGTCAGCTGGACCCGCAGTCGACGGTGCTGATCATCGGCTCCGGCCTGACCATGGTCGACGCCGTGGTGTCGCTGGAACAGGCCGGCCATCGCGGGCCCATCGAAGTGTTTTCCCGTCATGGCCTGCTGCCCCACGTGCGAAGGCAACCGCCGGCCTGGGTGGACTTTCTCGCCGAAGACCACAGCCTGCGCACGCCGCGGCAACTGCTGCGCGAACTGCGCCGGCACTGCCGCGACGCCATCGCCCAGGGCATCGACTGGCAGGCGCCGCTGGATACCGTGCGTGCGCACATTGGCCGGTTGTGGCACCAGGCCACGGATGTGCAGCGCCGGCAGTTCGTGCGCCACGTGCGGCCCTGGTGGGAAAGCCATCACCATCGCTCGCCACCGCTGAGCGCCGAGCTGGTGGCGCGCTTGCACGCCGAAGGGCGATTGCGTACCCAGGCGGCTTCCTACCTGGGGCTGGAGCCAGCGCTTGGGGCCGGGCTGGGCATTCGCATCCGCCGTCGCGGCCAGGCGCACACCGAGGTGGTGCAGGGCGCGGCGCTGATCAACTCCAGTGGCATCGAATACGACTGGCGACGGGTGGCGCGACCGTTGCCCCGGCAATTGCTGGCCCGCGGGTTGATCCAGCCGGGACCGTTGGCGCTGGGCATCGCTGCGGCGGTTGATGGCGCGGTGCTGGATGCCGAGGGCAGGGTGGCGCAACGGCTGTTCGCCATGGGCCCGCCCTTGCGCGGCATGTGGTGGGAGAGCACGGCGGTGACGGATGTGGCGCTACAGGCCAAAGCCCTGGCGGCGCGGTTGTTCGCAGCGGGAGCCTGAAATAAACAAACCCCGCGGGAGACGGATCTCCCCGGGGTTCAGGCTGAACAAAGCGGCAACTCAGTAACGCTGATACTTCGAACCGAACTCAGGACGGTTTTCCGCGACGTAGAGCTTGCTGGCCTGGGTGTCTTTCGAATCGACCTTCACGGTGTTCACATTCAGGGTGGCCGGTTGGCTGACTTCAGCTGCGGCAATCATTTGTTTCTTGTGCGGTGCGGCCATGGCCGAAGTGGCGCCGAAGATCGAAAGTGCAAGACCGAGTGCGATGATGCTTTTCATGATGTTGCTCCAGAAGAGTGGGGAGAAGATGGGTTCACTCTATGGCTGGGGCCGGAAAATGAAAAAGCATGCCGGGGCATAGTCGTTATCGAAGTCATTAATGCGGATTTCGTGATCGCCACCCCCCTGTAGGAGCGAGCTTGCTCGCGATGGACGCAGGAACACCGCAGGGTGTCAGGTTTGCCGCGTCATCGTTGACCACCATCGCGACGGTTCGACGCCTCGACAAGCTCGCTCCTACAGAAGAGGCCGTAATAGGCTCTGATTCCAGCGTTCAACCCGCTTGACCGACATGGATTCGCGCAACTTCCGCCTCATCCATCTCCCGCCAGTCGCCGGGCAGGATGCCGTAATCGGCTTCGGCCGCTTCCATGGCTTCCTCCGGGCTGAACATCAAGTGGTCGCCTTCACTCTGGAGTGTTTCGTAGTCCAGGAAGCGAATCTCCAGATAATACGGGCCTTCAAGGCCGTCTCCGACTTCCAGGCCATACAACACGATTGACGTGATACCTGGCCTATAGGCGAGGGCTTTCCTGGTATGAGCGAACAGGAAACGCGGGAGTGCGACCATGGTGTCAGTCTCGTGTGGCGTTTAACGGGTGGAGCTGTAGGAGCGAGCTTGCTCGCGATGGGTTAGAGAACACTGCGGGGTGTCAGGTTTTTCGCGTCATCGTTGACGACCATCGCGAGCAAGCTCGCTCCTACAGGGGATGGGCG belongs to Pseudomonas sp. MYb118 and includes:
- a CDS encoding ABC transporter ATP-binding protein, whose amino-acid sequence is MSQAASETAVDELLRVDDIEVIYDGAILAVAGVSLKVPKGGIVALLGANGAGKSTTLKAISGLVRAERAQVSRGAIHFLGQDTAGIDPSHRVRQGMVHVLEGRHVFPQLSVEDNLRSGGFVRGLSRQDLAADLERIYAWFPRLKTKRKTAAGLTSGGEQQMVAIGRALMTRPTLVLLDEPSMGLAPIIVQEIFEIVAQLNREAQVSFLIAEQNINVALKYAQQAYVLDTGRVVLAGSSEALLARGDLHDFYLGKH
- a CDS encoding FAD/NAD(P)-binding protein yields the protein MTDIQSGQATAAIRHADILIIGGGLSGAMLAAQLLRLPGRRSLLVIEPRAELGRGEAYSAVELGHTLNGNAARMSIDPDNADDLTQWLTDYIAAGGWPESDEQHVPVSELFPPRGIFGLYVQQRLAEAQAIGATQGSTVEHVRAEVVDLQTVDDAVQLHLSDGQRLQGAYAVLATGMFPAARTPQTESSGLNAAALDPWDVAAMRQLDPQSTVLIIGSGLTMVDAVVSLEQAGHRGPIEVFSRHGLLPHVRRQPPAWVDFLAEDHSLRTPRQLLRELRRHCRDAIAQGIDWQAPLDTVRAHIGRLWHQATDVQRRQFVRHVRPWWESHHHRSPPLSAELVARLHAEGRLRTQAASYLGLEPALGAGLGIRIRRRGQAHTEVVQGAALINSSGIEYDWRRVARPLPRQLLARGLIQPGPLALGIAAAVDGAVLDAEGRVAQRLFAMGPPLRGMWWESTAVTDVALQAKALAARLFAAGA